In Acidimicrobiales bacterium, the following proteins share a genomic window:
- a CDS encoding ferredoxin reductase family protein yields the protein MAPPLDGAPAGTWARLQRRQLHERVVDAGAALVGLGFGATLGLAVTAETPGSIAAPGGLLTAVGRLAGLAGAYLLLVMVLLMARIPAIERAVGQDRLARWHRRVGLWPLALITVHALCITLGYAQAARTGFWSQVWTFLTSYPDVLAATVAFGLLVLVGVASVRFVRRRLRYETWWVVHLYVYLALALAFAHQLATGAPFVGHPLARWVWSLAWAATAGVALAYRVGLPLWRSLYHRLRVVGVQAEAPGVVSIVCAGRHLERLKVEGGQFFLWRFLARGLWWQAHPYSLSALPRPPYLRVTVRALGDHSRSLATLAPGTPVAIEGPYGVFTGERRVGERVLLVGAGVGVTPLRAILEDLPPTVDVVVLLRATRREDLPLHEELSRLVEARRGALHEVIGPRQAVRLDAREIRRLVPDVVQRDVYLCGPEPLVGRLEKALHRLGVREDRVHRERFAF from the coding sequence GTGGCACCGCCTCTCGACGGCGCTCCGGCAGGCACCTGGGCGAGGCTGCAGCGGCGCCAGCTGCACGAGCGCGTCGTGGACGCCGGTGCGGCCCTCGTCGGCCTCGGGTTCGGGGCGACGCTCGGCCTCGCCGTGACGGCCGAGACCCCGGGGTCCATCGCCGCGCCCGGAGGGCTGCTCACGGCCGTCGGCCGCCTCGCCGGTCTGGCAGGCGCCTACCTCCTGCTCGTGATGGTCCTGCTGATGGCCCGGATCCCGGCCATCGAACGGGCGGTCGGCCAGGACCGCCTGGCGCGTTGGCACCGTCGCGTCGGGCTCTGGCCGCTCGCGCTCATCACCGTGCACGCGCTGTGCATCACCCTCGGCTACGCGCAGGCGGCGCGCACCGGCTTCTGGTCCCAAGTCTGGACCTTCCTCACCTCGTACCCCGACGTGCTCGCCGCGACGGTCGCCTTCGGCCTCCTCGTCCTCGTCGGCGTCGCGTCGGTGCGCTTCGTGCGCCGGCGGCTGCGCTACGAGACGTGGTGGGTCGTGCACCTCTACGTGTACCTCGCGCTCGCCCTCGCCTTCGCGCACCAGCTCGCGACCGGCGCCCCCTTCGTCGGCCACCCCCTCGCCCGCTGGGTCTGGTCGCTCGCGTGGGCGGCGACGGCGGGCGTCGCCCTCGCCTACCGCGTCGGCCTGCCGCTGTGGCGCAGCCTCTACCACCGCCTGCGCGTCGTCGGCGTGCAGGCCGAGGCGCCTGGCGTCGTCTCGATCGTCTGCGCCGGCAGGCACCTCGAGCGCCTGAAGGTCGAGGGCGGCCAGTTCTTCCTCTGGCGCTTCCTCGCGAGAGGCCTGTGGTGGCAGGCGCACCCCTACTCGCTCTCGGCGCTCCCGCGGCCGCCGTACCTGCGCGTCACCGTGCGCGCGCTCGGCGACCACTCCCGCTCGCTCGCGACCTTGGCACCCGGCACGCCCGTCGCCATCGAGGGCCCCTACGGCGTGTTCACCGGCGAGCGGCGCGTCGGCGAGCGGGTGCTGCTCGTCGGGGCGGGCGTCGGGGTGACGCCGCTGCGGGCCATCCTCGAGGACCTGCCCCCGACGGTCGACGTCGTGGTCCTGCTGCGGGCGACGCGGCGCGAGGACCTCCCGCTCCACGAGGAGCTCTCGCGCCTCGTCGAGGCGCGTCGGGGTGCCCTCCACGAGGTGATCGGGCCGCGCCAGGCGGTCCGCCTCGACGCGCGCGAGATCCGCCGCCTCGTGCCCGACGTCGTCCAGCGCGACGTCTACCTGTGCGGTCCGGAGCCACTCGTGGGGCGGCTGGAGAAGGCGCTGCACCGTCTCGGCGTGCGCGAGGACCGGGTCCACCGTGAGCGCTTCGCCTTCTGA
- a CDS encoding FMN-binding protein produces the protein MRRAPLVLAATAAGLAAVLAFHTRPAALTVPGALGAAPSSPSSSSSSPVASGAPPRRGGSGPAPRGTGAPAGTPASTTPPTSSTVAPQAVRHATGAAVDYSYGVLSVAVTVTGRRITNVRIASLDDGGNFRSQFIDEQAIPILEQQALQAQSANIQGVSGATYTSAGFAQSLQSALRKLGL, from the coding sequence GTGAGGCGCGCGCCCCTCGTCCTCGCCGCCACCGCCGCCGGCCTCGCGGCGGTGCTCGCCTTCCACACGAGGCCGGCGGCTCTCACCGTGCCGGGCGCGCTCGGGGCGGCACCGTCCTCGCCGTCCTCGTCCTCGTCCTCACCGGTCGCCTCGGGCGCGCCGCCGCGCCGGGGCGGGTCGGGCCCGGCGCCGCGCGGCACCGGTGCCCCGGCCGGGACCCCGGCCTCGACGACCCCGCCGACGAGCTCGACCGTCGCGCCGCAGGCCGTCCGCCACGCCACCGGCGCGGCCGTCGACTACTCCTACGGCGTGCTCTCCGTCGCGGTCACCGTCACGGGCCGGCGGATCACGAACGTGCGGATCGCGTCCCTCGACGACGGCGGGAACTTCCGCTCCCAGTTCATCGACGAGCAGGCGATCCCCATCCTCGAGCAGCAGGCGCTCCAGGCCCAGAGCGCCAACATCCAGGGCGTCTCGGGGGCGACCTACACGAGCGCCGGCTTCGCCCAGTCGCTCCAGTCGGCCCTCCGGAAGCTGGGCCTCTAG
- a CDS encoding SOS response-associated peptidase translates to MCGRYVLVTPPPVLASRFGARLAPGVEERFVPSYNVAPTRTVLGVAAGADGERVLDAYRWGLVPSWARDASIGTRLFNARAETLARKPAFRAAFARRRLAVVADGFYEWRREPAGRRQPFFLSRPDGAPLAFAGLWESWRDPGRPDDPGASVRSCTIVTTAANEDVAPVHDRMPALLEAGALDAWLDPLADLEELEALLRSPRGGTLVRRPVDRRVGDVRNDSPALLAEREAASDPRVAERRRPAPRRAGRSGAAQGPAG, encoded by the coding sequence GTGTGCGGCCGCTACGTCCTCGTGACGCCGCCTCCGGTGCTCGCCAGCCGCTTCGGCGCCCGCCTCGCTCCCGGGGTCGAGGAGCGCTTCGTCCCGAGCTACAACGTCGCGCCGACCCGCACCGTGCTCGGCGTCGCCGCCGGCGCCGACGGCGAGCGCGTGCTCGACGCCTACCGCTGGGGCCTCGTCCCCTCCTGGGCGCGCGACGCGTCCATCGGGACGAGGCTCTTCAACGCCCGCGCCGAGACGCTCGCCAGGAAGCCCGCCTTCCGCGCGGCCTTCGCGCGCCGCCGCCTCGCCGTGGTGGCGGACGGCTTCTACGAGTGGCGCCGGGAGCCCGCTGGTCGGCGCCAGCCCTTCTTCCTCTCCCGCCCGGACGGCGCTCCCCTGGCCTTCGCGGGTCTGTGGGAGTCCTGGCGGGACCCGGGCCGCCCGGACGACCCGGGCGCCTCGGTCCGGTCGTGCACGATCGTGACGACGGCCGCGAACGAGGACGTGGCGCCGGTGCACGACCGCATGCCGGCGCTCCTCGAGGCGGGGGCGCTCGACGCGTGGCTGGACCCCCTCGCGGACCTCGAGGAGCTGGAGGCGCTGCTGCGGTCGCCGCGAGGAGGCACGCTCGTCCGCCGGCCCGTCGACCGGCGCGTCGGGGACGTCCGCAACGACTCGCCCGCCCTCCTCGCCGAGCGCGAGGCCGCGTCGGACCCGCGCGTGGCCGAGCGCCGTCGGCCGGCGCCGCGGCGAGCGGGCCGGTCCGGTGCGGCTCAGGGTCCGGCCGGGTAG